Proteins encoded together in one Oreochromis aureus strain Israel breed Guangdong linkage group 23, ZZ_aureus, whole genome shotgun sequence window:
- the tmem131 gene encoding transmembrane protein 131 isoform X1, with amino-acid sequence MSAHLLVCYRNRKTCSMATEAGAQICRQRRRRRAACVGLLRILFIAFIHTTRANKQAFIQSDTILEVLHFGEGSLLQGESDIDFSLYHQQSMSTHRGNCRPIRFEPPMLDFHEQPVGMPKMEKVYLHNPSSEEISLISISATTAHFHASFFQNRIIPPGGNTSFDVVFLARVVGNVENTLFINTSHHGVFTYQVFGVGIPNPYRLRPFIGARVPVNSSFSPLINIHNPYSEPLQVVEMYSSGGDLHLELPTGQQGGTIKLWEIPPFETKGVMRASFSSRDVDNHTAFIRIKTNAPNEDQFIILPVEVEVTSAPGIYSSTEMLDFGTLRSQDRPKLLNLHLLNSGTKDVPITSVRTTPSNEAVTIDFKAVTLKAGENRYTKVASISFDASKARRPYQLSGKITVKAKEKSYSKLEIPYQAEVLDGYLGFDHTATLFHIRDSPVDPVDRPIFLTNAFSFAIRIHNVSLPEEAKTMFNVQNFSTPILIPPHESRYIFSLLFRPVRPSIHIDSNILLITNASKFHLPVRAYTGFLEPLVLPPSLKENLLDFGVRSATDTSSIIFVVVNSNPIELEIKSWLVTGDSLSMELLKTEKGNTTVAQGHLEELQNTSASHHKTVILASGYYAAFRVTLVAKALEGTYDGAVHLTTDYEILTIPVKAVIAVGTLSSSPKHIILPPSFPGKVVHQSFSIQSSFTQKVRLQQIRSLTEDIRFYYKRLRNSKDELEPRRKSKVANIYFDAGLQCGDHCYVGLPFVLKSEAKPHGLALQEDIWDADVDLHQKLLRRWKELKERSVHKIEAVFEVNTDLQKNVQAKITAHLTWPSLVNSSQRITFPLTNTNSSSDEEVILQNPADVPVYVQVLPLALLPNPSVFSGKLADRFPLGNLSNININTNTFEFQVHRNQTSLMRSSTGFVEGSTRPFVYNLLLLPGEVKSFNIRFTPIGNHSVSSLLIVRNNLTVIDTIILHGRGTTESLKVGGKLPGQGSSLRFKMTEALLKDCTEKTKVKEPNFTLRRTFRVENTGLLPITIKSAEINGQACEGFGFKVLNCQEFALKPNTSKDLVILFTPDFTSSRVIRELKLVSCGGSEFVFVLNASLPYHMLAACAETLPRPTWELQLYITVSVIMSCMFLIVITTAYLEAQSIWEPFKRRVSVESNSTLETGRPFNLRDIVQIHTDSNDPPQNSRGLYASTNGAARGGRQNSSRPSPDSDSQGNRSRISFTRPPMQPPSSQLTKGSSASGNEGPPAPCQVTNRKVRSTKQPDLQSPSLGGPSLPHRGICPDEEFANLIGAMDNDLDRPEPLGPETLQEQSSQSIPSKVLESKGKLRAKAKAQRKKEEKEKKSTVKTQGDELKDLADNDDSSSTTTETSNPDVETSNPDVETNIKEEPVKKKGRTVTPETAKEETSNFLIKPKTKKQVTTKKENHAEKSSSLELPYVTPLETKQRKNFPSKSLHPLTSITKTRPLQKPRLDGKLEDGRPSFFPKASELGHSSSSEGEKECASPEWDVPLSKNSIPADSLQQISLQTINADPFLKRSATAGTCSPPPTSPSLLSRGTYSSVVSSNSEINQKKAPGNKLPAALPQPGKNGNLTFADAVTKGYDKSPGGSGAGKTDSQGKSLEHMRSFESDSSDSSGLWSPIDATSSPNYQSANSFSAFGSNNPFNLSGVFSGMSLQKPSEPQQSWPEFTTTVPSSIWDIPSPTDPLHSWTSTPSPTPASTTSLLGNGRNPWSTTTPFGSSIWSTSAEPALNPFPPTTTSTPLTDLVSSSAPSPPPAVVASTEMSRTYNPWSMWGPTLSRRSSEPWPSSSNNTN; translated from the exons ATAATACCACCAGGAGGAAACACATCATTTGATGTGGTATTTCTTGCTCGAGTAGTTGGGAATGTAGAAAatacattatttattaatacaTCACATCACGGAGTGTTTACATACCAG GTTTTCGGGGTTGGTATACCAAACCCCTACAGACTGCGACCCTTCATTGGGGCCCGAGTCCCAGTAAACAGCAGCTTCTCACCTCTTATAAACATCCACAACCCATACAGTGAACCACTGCAG GTGGTTGAGATGTACTCCAGTGGTGGGGATTTGCATCTAGAGCTTCCCACAGGCCAACAAGGAGGTACTATAAAATTATGG GAGATTCCCCCATTTGAGACAAAAGGGGTGATGAGAGCCAGCTTCTCTTCCAGAGATGTGGACAACCACACGGCTTTCATCAGAATCAAAACCAATGCTCCCAATGAGGACCAGTTCATCATCCTCCCCGTAGAGGTGGAGGTCACATCAG CCCCCGGTATATACTCATCCACAGAGATGCTCGACTTTGGTACACTCAGATCACAAG ATCGTCCGAAGCTGCTGAATCTACACCTTTTAAATTCAGGAACAAAAGACGTTCCCATTACG AGTGTACGTACAACACCGTCAAACGAAGCCGTCACAATAGACTTCAAAGCAGTTACACTCAAAGCTGGAGAGAACAGATATACCAAAGTCGCAAGTATTAGTTTTGATG cCTCAAAAGCCAGAAGACCATATCAGTTATCTGGAAAAATAACAGTTAAAGCAAAAGAGAAGAGTTATTCAAAGCTTGAAATCCCATACCAGGCAGAGGTTTTAGATGG TTACCTGGGCTTTGACCACACAGCCACATTGTTCCACATCAGGGACAGCCCCGTGGACCCGGTGGACAGACCCATCTTCCTCACAAATGCCTTCAGCTTCGCAATCCGGATACACAACGTGTCCCTCCCCGAAGAGGCCAAAACAATGTTTAAT gTGCAGAACTTCAGCACACCCATCCTCATCCCCCCACACGAGTCGCGTTACATCTTCTCCCTCCTCTTCCGACCAGTTCGACCATCAATCCACATAGACAGCAACATCCTGCTCATCACAAACGCATCAAAGTTTCACCTGCCTGTTCGGGCTTACACCGGCTTCTTGGAG CCTCTGGTTCTCCCTCCCAGTCTGAAGGAGAACCTGCTGGACTTTGGTGTCCGCAGTGCAACAGACACCAGCAGCATCATATTTGTAGTGGTCAACAGTAACCCTATAGAG CTGGAGATTAAGTCCTGGTTGGTCACAGGAGACAGTCTCTCCATGGAGCTGCTGAAGACCGAAAAGGGAAACACAACGGTGGCCCAGGGTCACCTGGAAGAGCTGCAGAACACCTCAGCCTCCCATCATAAAACG gtTATATTAGCATCCGGATATTACGCAGCATTCAGAGTGACACTAGTGGCCAAAGCTCTGGAGGGCACATACGACGGGGCTGTACACCTCACCACAGATTATGAG ATATTAACCATCCCGGTGAAAGCTGTCATCGCAGTGGGCACATTAAGCAGCTCTCCCAAACACATCATTTTGCCACCTTCATTTCCG GGGAAAGTAGTTCACCAAAGCTTTAGCATACAGAGCTCCTTCACACAGAAAGTGAGACTGCAGCAGATCCGCTCCCTGACAGAAGACATCCGATTTTATTACAAACGTCTCCGCAACAGCAAAGACGAGCTGGAGCCCAGACGGAAGTCTAAG GtggcaaacatttattttgacGCCGGCTTGCAGTGTGGTGATCACTGTTATGTGGGCCTGCCATTTGTGCTTAAAT CTGAGGCCAAACCTCACGGGCTGGCGTTACAGGAGGATATCTGGGACGCCGATGTCGATCTTCACCAGAAGCTCCTCAGACGATGGAAAGAGCTCAAGGAGCGCTCTGTGCACAA GATCGAAGCTGTCTTTGAAGTTAACACAGATCTCCAGAAAAACGTGCAGGCTAAAATAACCGCACACCTGACGTGGCCTTCGCTGGTCAACTCTTCACAGAGAATCACGTTCCCCCTGACCAACACCAACAGCTCCTCT GATGAGGAGGTGATTTTGCAGAACCCTGCAGATGTCCCTGTTTATGTCCAAGTGCTCCCCTTGGCGCTTTTACCAAACCCCTCTGTGTTTTCTGGAAAACTGGCCGACAG GTTTCCTTTAGGAAACTTATCCAACAtcaatataaacacaaacaccttCGAGTTCCAGGTTCACAGAAATCAA acaTCACTAATGAGGAGCAGTACAGGCTTTGTAGAAGGCTCAACCAGGCCCTTTGTGTACaacctcctcctgctgcctggAGAAGTCAAGTCTTTCAACATAAGATTTACTCCCATAGGAAACCACAGTGTCTCCTCCCTCCTCATAGTCAG AAACAACCTGACGGTGATCGACACCATCATACTTCACGGACGAGGCACGACAGAGAGCCTGAAGGTCGGAGGGAAGCTTCCAGGACAAGGCAGCTCGCTGAGGTTTAAAATGACTGAAGCACTGCTGAAAGACTGCACAGAGA aaacaaaaGTGAAAGAGCCAAACTTCACTCTGAGAAGGACGTTCAGAGTGGAGAACACGGGTTTGCTCCCGATCACCATCAAATCGGCAGAAATCAATGGACAAGCCTGCGAAGGATTCGGATTCAAAGTTCTCAACTGTCAAGAATTTGCACTCAAGCCAAATACTTCGAAAGACCTCGTCATACT GTTTACACCCGATTTCACTTCCTCTCGAGTGATCCGGGAGCTGAAGCTGGTGTCGTGCGGCGGTTCAGAATTTGTGTTTGTCCTCAATGCCTCGTTGCCCTATCACATGCTAGCCGCATGTGCAGAGACCCTGCCCAGGCCCACCTGGGAGCTCCAGCTCTACATCACTGTGTCTGTCATTATGAG TTGCATGTTTCTGATAGTGATCACCACGGCCTACCTGGAGGCTCAGAGCATATGGGAGCCCTTCAAGAGGCGCGTGTCCGTGGAATCCAACTCCACCTTGGAGACGGGGAGACCCTTCAATCTCAGGGACATTGTGCAAATTCACACTGATTCAAA CGACCCACCACAGAACTCCAGAGGTTTATACGCATCCACCAACGGGGCAGCTCGGGGAGGCCGACAAAACAGCAGCCGTCCCTCGCCAGACTCCGACAGCCAGGGTAACAGGTCCAGGATCAGCTTCACTCGCCCACCTATGCAACCTCCTTCCTCCCAGCTCACCAAAGGAAGTTCAGCCTCGGGCAACGAAGGCCCTCCTGCTCCCTGCCAGGTAACCAACCGCAAAGTTCGCAGCACCAAACAGCCTGACCTCCAGAGTCCAAGCTTAGGCGGCCCGTCGCTGCCTCACAGAGGCATCTGCCCCGACGAAGAGTTCGCCAACCTCATTGGAGCCATGGACAACGACCTCGACCGTCCAGAGCCGCTCGGTCCCGAAACTCTTCAGGAGCAGAGTTCTCAGTCCATACCAAGCAAAG TGTTGGAATCCAAAGGGAAGCTGCGCGCTAAAGCAAAAGCCCAGAGAAAGaaggaagagaaggagaaaaagtCAACAGTAAAGACTCAGGGAGACGAGCTCAAAGATCTCGCCGACAACGACGACAGCTCCTCCACGACTACAGAGACCTCCAATCCAGATGTAGAGACCTCCAATCCAGATGTGGAGACCAACATTAAAGag GAACcagtaaaaaagaaaggaaggacAGTAACCCCGGAAACGGCAAAAGAAGAAACATCAAATTTTCTGATTAAacccaaaacaaagaaacaagtaACCACAAAGAAGGAGAACCACGCAGAAAAATCCAG TTCTCTCGAGCTGCCCTACGTAACACCGCTGGAGACCAAGCAGCGGAAGAACTTCCCCTCCAAATCTCTCCATCCTCTCACCAGCATCACAAAGACGAGACCTCTACAGAAACCTAGAT TAGACGGAAAGCTGGAGGACGGGCGGCCTTCCTTTTTCCCCAAAGCGTCAGAGCTGggacacagcagcagctctgaaggAGAGAAGGAGTGCGCTTCACCCGAGTGGGACGTCCCTCTTTCCAAAAACAGCATCC CAGCTGACAGTCTTCAGCAGATCTCCCTGCAGACGATAAATGCAGATCCTTTCCTGAAGCGATCGGCCACAGCTGGGACCTGCTCCCCTCCACCCACCTCCCCCAGCTTACTGTCTCGAGGCACCTACAGCAGTGTGGTCAGCAGCAACAG TGAGATAAACCAGAAGAAAGCCCCAGGAAATAAACTGCCTGCAGCCCTCCCGCAGCCGGGCAAAAACGGGAACCTCACCTTTGCTGACGCTGTAACTAAAGGTTATGACAAAAGCCCAG GTGGCTCTGGCGCAGGTAAAACTGACAGCCAAGGCAAGAGTCTGGAGCACATGAGATCCTTTGAAAGCGACAGCTCAGACAG CTCTGGACTGTGGAGTCCAATCGACGCGACCAGCAGTCCAAACTACCAGTCGGCCAACTCTTTCTCCGCTTTTGGCTCCAACAACCCCTTCAACCTGTCGGGAG TGTTCAGTGGAATGAGTCTCCAAAAGCCATCTGagcctcagcagagctggccaGAGTTCACTACCACCGTCCCCTCCTCCATCTGGGACATACCGAGCCCCACTGATCCCCTGCACTCCTGGACCAGCACCCCCAGCCCTACGCCTGCCTCAACCACA tCACTCCTGGGAAACGGCCGCAACCCGTGGTCTACGACCACACCCTTCGGCAGCTCCATTTGGTCAACGAGTGCAGAGCCAGCCTTAAACCCTTTCCCTCCAACCACCACCTCGACACCTCTGACTGATCTCGTCAGCAGCTCCGCCCCATCGCCACCACCAGCCGTGGTGGCTTCCACCGAGATGAGTCGGACCTACAACCCCTGGAGCATGTGGGGCCCCACCCTGAGCAGGCGCAGCTCTGAGCCGTGGCCCAGCTCCTCCAACAACACCAACTAA
- the tmem131 gene encoding transmembrane protein 131 isoform X2: MIAFIQSDTILEVLHFGEGSLLQGESDIDFSLYHQQSMSTHRGNCRPIRFEPPMLDFHEQPVGMPKMEKVYLHNPSSEEISLISISATTAHFHASFFQNRIIPPGGNTSFDVVFLARVVGNVENTLFINTSHHGVFTYQVFGVGIPNPYRLRPFIGARVPVNSSFSPLINIHNPYSEPLQVVEMYSSGGDLHLELPTGQQGGTIKLWEIPPFETKGVMRASFSSRDVDNHTAFIRIKTNAPNEDQFIILPVEVEVTSAPGIYSSTEMLDFGTLRSQDRPKLLNLHLLNSGTKDVPITSVRTTPSNEAVTIDFKAVTLKAGENRYTKVASISFDASKARRPYQLSGKITVKAKEKSYSKLEIPYQAEVLDGYLGFDHTATLFHIRDSPVDPVDRPIFLTNAFSFAIRIHNVSLPEEAKTMFNVQNFSTPILIPPHESRYIFSLLFRPVRPSIHIDSNILLITNASKFHLPVRAYTGFLEPLVLPPSLKENLLDFGVRSATDTSSIIFVVVNSNPIELEIKSWLVTGDSLSMELLKTEKGNTTVAQGHLEELQNTSASHHKTVILASGYYAAFRVTLVAKALEGTYDGAVHLTTDYEILTIPVKAVIAVGTLSSSPKHIILPPSFPGKVVHQSFSIQSSFTQKVRLQQIRSLTEDIRFYYKRLRNSKDELEPRRKSKVANIYFDAGLQCGDHCYVGLPFVLKSEAKPHGLALQEDIWDADVDLHQKLLRRWKELKERSVHKIEAVFEVNTDLQKNVQAKITAHLTWPSLVNSSQRITFPLTNTNSSSDEEVILQNPADVPVYVQVLPLALLPNPSVFSGKLADRFPLGNLSNININTNTFEFQVHRNQTSLMRSSTGFVEGSTRPFVYNLLLLPGEVKSFNIRFTPIGNHSVSSLLIVRNNLTVIDTIILHGRGTTESLKVGGKLPGQGSSLRFKMTEALLKDCTEKTKVKEPNFTLRRTFRVENTGLLPITIKSAEINGQACEGFGFKVLNCQEFALKPNTSKDLVILFTPDFTSSRVIRELKLVSCGGSEFVFVLNASLPYHMLAACAETLPRPTWELQLYITVSVIMSCMFLIVITTAYLEAQSIWEPFKRRVSVESNSTLETGRPFNLRDIVQIHTDSNDPPQNSRGLYASTNGAARGGRQNSSRPSPDSDSQGNRSRISFTRPPMQPPSSQLTKGSSASGNEGPPAPCQVTNRKVRSTKQPDLQSPSLGGPSLPHRGICPDEEFANLIGAMDNDLDRPEPLGPETLQEQSSQSIPSKVLESKGKLRAKAKAQRKKEEKEKKSTVKTQGDELKDLADNDDSSSTTTETSNPDVETSNPDVETNIKEEPVKKKGRTVTPETAKEETSNFLIKPKTKKQVTTKKENHAEKSSSLELPYVTPLETKQRKNFPSKSLHPLTSITKTRPLQKPRLDGKLEDGRPSFFPKASELGHSSSSEGEKECASPEWDVPLSKNSIPADSLQQISLQTINADPFLKRSATAGTCSPPPTSPSLLSRGTYSSVVSSNSEINQKKAPGNKLPAALPQPGKNGNLTFADAVTKGYDKSPGGSGAGKTDSQGKSLEHMRSFESDSSDSSGLWSPIDATSSPNYQSANSFSAFGSNNPFNLSGVFSGMSLQKPSEPQQSWPEFTTTVPSSIWDIPSPTDPLHSWTSTPSPTPASTTSLLGNGRNPWSTTTPFGSSIWSTSAEPALNPFPPTTTSTPLTDLVSSSAPSPPPAVVASTEMSRTYNPWSMWGPTLSRRSSEPWPSSSNNTN, translated from the exons ATAATACCACCAGGAGGAAACACATCATTTGATGTGGTATTTCTTGCTCGAGTAGTTGGGAATGTAGAAAatacattatttattaatacaTCACATCACGGAGTGTTTACATACCAG GTTTTCGGGGTTGGTATACCAAACCCCTACAGACTGCGACCCTTCATTGGGGCCCGAGTCCCAGTAAACAGCAGCTTCTCACCTCTTATAAACATCCACAACCCATACAGTGAACCACTGCAG GTGGTTGAGATGTACTCCAGTGGTGGGGATTTGCATCTAGAGCTTCCCACAGGCCAACAAGGAGGTACTATAAAATTATGG GAGATTCCCCCATTTGAGACAAAAGGGGTGATGAGAGCCAGCTTCTCTTCCAGAGATGTGGACAACCACACGGCTTTCATCAGAATCAAAACCAATGCTCCCAATGAGGACCAGTTCATCATCCTCCCCGTAGAGGTGGAGGTCACATCAG CCCCCGGTATATACTCATCCACAGAGATGCTCGACTTTGGTACACTCAGATCACAAG ATCGTCCGAAGCTGCTGAATCTACACCTTTTAAATTCAGGAACAAAAGACGTTCCCATTACG AGTGTACGTACAACACCGTCAAACGAAGCCGTCACAATAGACTTCAAAGCAGTTACACTCAAAGCTGGAGAGAACAGATATACCAAAGTCGCAAGTATTAGTTTTGATG cCTCAAAAGCCAGAAGACCATATCAGTTATCTGGAAAAATAACAGTTAAAGCAAAAGAGAAGAGTTATTCAAAGCTTGAAATCCCATACCAGGCAGAGGTTTTAGATGG TTACCTGGGCTTTGACCACACAGCCACATTGTTCCACATCAGGGACAGCCCCGTGGACCCGGTGGACAGACCCATCTTCCTCACAAATGCCTTCAGCTTCGCAATCCGGATACACAACGTGTCCCTCCCCGAAGAGGCCAAAACAATGTTTAAT gTGCAGAACTTCAGCACACCCATCCTCATCCCCCCACACGAGTCGCGTTACATCTTCTCCCTCCTCTTCCGACCAGTTCGACCATCAATCCACATAGACAGCAACATCCTGCTCATCACAAACGCATCAAAGTTTCACCTGCCTGTTCGGGCTTACACCGGCTTCTTGGAG CCTCTGGTTCTCCCTCCCAGTCTGAAGGAGAACCTGCTGGACTTTGGTGTCCGCAGTGCAACAGACACCAGCAGCATCATATTTGTAGTGGTCAACAGTAACCCTATAGAG CTGGAGATTAAGTCCTGGTTGGTCACAGGAGACAGTCTCTCCATGGAGCTGCTGAAGACCGAAAAGGGAAACACAACGGTGGCCCAGGGTCACCTGGAAGAGCTGCAGAACACCTCAGCCTCCCATCATAAAACG gtTATATTAGCATCCGGATATTACGCAGCATTCAGAGTGACACTAGTGGCCAAAGCTCTGGAGGGCACATACGACGGGGCTGTACACCTCACCACAGATTATGAG ATATTAACCATCCCGGTGAAAGCTGTCATCGCAGTGGGCACATTAAGCAGCTCTCCCAAACACATCATTTTGCCACCTTCATTTCCG GGGAAAGTAGTTCACCAAAGCTTTAGCATACAGAGCTCCTTCACACAGAAAGTGAGACTGCAGCAGATCCGCTCCCTGACAGAAGACATCCGATTTTATTACAAACGTCTCCGCAACAGCAAAGACGAGCTGGAGCCCAGACGGAAGTCTAAG GtggcaaacatttattttgacGCCGGCTTGCAGTGTGGTGATCACTGTTATGTGGGCCTGCCATTTGTGCTTAAAT CTGAGGCCAAACCTCACGGGCTGGCGTTACAGGAGGATATCTGGGACGCCGATGTCGATCTTCACCAGAAGCTCCTCAGACGATGGAAAGAGCTCAAGGAGCGCTCTGTGCACAA GATCGAAGCTGTCTTTGAAGTTAACACAGATCTCCAGAAAAACGTGCAGGCTAAAATAACCGCACACCTGACGTGGCCTTCGCTGGTCAACTCTTCACAGAGAATCACGTTCCCCCTGACCAACACCAACAGCTCCTCT GATGAGGAGGTGATTTTGCAGAACCCTGCAGATGTCCCTGTTTATGTCCAAGTGCTCCCCTTGGCGCTTTTACCAAACCCCTCTGTGTTTTCTGGAAAACTGGCCGACAG GTTTCCTTTAGGAAACTTATCCAACAtcaatataaacacaaacaccttCGAGTTCCAGGTTCACAGAAATCAA acaTCACTAATGAGGAGCAGTACAGGCTTTGTAGAAGGCTCAACCAGGCCCTTTGTGTACaacctcctcctgctgcctggAGAAGTCAAGTCTTTCAACATAAGATTTACTCCCATAGGAAACCACAGTGTCTCCTCCCTCCTCATAGTCAG AAACAACCTGACGGTGATCGACACCATCATACTTCACGGACGAGGCACGACAGAGAGCCTGAAGGTCGGAGGGAAGCTTCCAGGACAAGGCAGCTCGCTGAGGTTTAAAATGACTGAAGCACTGCTGAAAGACTGCACAGAGA aaacaaaaGTGAAAGAGCCAAACTTCACTCTGAGAAGGACGTTCAGAGTGGAGAACACGGGTTTGCTCCCGATCACCATCAAATCGGCAGAAATCAATGGACAAGCCTGCGAAGGATTCGGATTCAAAGTTCTCAACTGTCAAGAATTTGCACTCAAGCCAAATACTTCGAAAGACCTCGTCATACT GTTTACACCCGATTTCACTTCCTCTCGAGTGATCCGGGAGCTGAAGCTGGTGTCGTGCGGCGGTTCAGAATTTGTGTTTGTCCTCAATGCCTCGTTGCCCTATCACATGCTAGCCGCATGTGCAGAGACCCTGCCCAGGCCCACCTGGGAGCTCCAGCTCTACATCACTGTGTCTGTCATTATGAG TTGCATGTTTCTGATAGTGATCACCACGGCCTACCTGGAGGCTCAGAGCATATGGGAGCCCTTCAAGAGGCGCGTGTCCGTGGAATCCAACTCCACCTTGGAGACGGGGAGACCCTTCAATCTCAGGGACATTGTGCAAATTCACACTGATTCAAA CGACCCACCACAGAACTCCAGAGGTTTATACGCATCCACCAACGGGGCAGCTCGGGGAGGCCGACAAAACAGCAGCCGTCCCTCGCCAGACTCCGACAGCCAGGGTAACAGGTCCAGGATCAGCTTCACTCGCCCACCTATGCAACCTCCTTCCTCCCAGCTCACCAAAGGAAGTTCAGCCTCGGGCAACGAAGGCCCTCCTGCTCCCTGCCAGGTAACCAACCGCAAAGTTCGCAGCACCAAACAGCCTGACCTCCAGAGTCCAAGCTTAGGCGGCCCGTCGCTGCCTCACAGAGGCATCTGCCCCGACGAAGAGTTCGCCAACCTCATTGGAGCCATGGACAACGACCTCGACCGTCCAGAGCCGCTCGGTCCCGAAACTCTTCAGGAGCAGAGTTCTCAGTCCATACCAAGCAAAG TGTTGGAATCCAAAGGGAAGCTGCGCGCTAAAGCAAAAGCCCAGAGAAAGaaggaagagaaggagaaaaagtCAACAGTAAAGACTCAGGGAGACGAGCTCAAAGATCTCGCCGACAACGACGACAGCTCCTCCACGACTACAGAGACCTCCAATCCAGATGTAGAGACCTCCAATCCAGATGTGGAGACCAACATTAAAGag GAACcagtaaaaaagaaaggaaggacAGTAACCCCGGAAACGGCAAAAGAAGAAACATCAAATTTTCTGATTAAacccaaaacaaagaaacaagtaACCACAAAGAAGGAGAACCACGCAGAAAAATCCAG TTCTCTCGAGCTGCCCTACGTAACACCGCTGGAGACCAAGCAGCGGAAGAACTTCCCCTCCAAATCTCTCCATCCTCTCACCAGCATCACAAAGACGAGACCTCTACAGAAACCTAGAT TAGACGGAAAGCTGGAGGACGGGCGGCCTTCCTTTTTCCCCAAAGCGTCAGAGCTGggacacagcagcagctctgaaggAGAGAAGGAGTGCGCTTCACCCGAGTGGGACGTCCCTCTTTCCAAAAACAGCATCC CAGCTGACAGTCTTCAGCAGATCTCCCTGCAGACGATAAATGCAGATCCTTTCCTGAAGCGATCGGCCACAGCTGGGACCTGCTCCCCTCCACCCACCTCCCCCAGCTTACTGTCTCGAGGCACCTACAGCAGTGTGGTCAGCAGCAACAG TGAGATAAACCAGAAGAAAGCCCCAGGAAATAAACTGCCTGCAGCCCTCCCGCAGCCGGGCAAAAACGGGAACCTCACCTTTGCTGACGCTGTAACTAAAGGTTATGACAAAAGCCCAG GTGGCTCTGGCGCAGGTAAAACTGACAGCCAAGGCAAGAGTCTGGAGCACATGAGATCCTTTGAAAGCGACAGCTCAGACAG CTCTGGACTGTGGAGTCCAATCGACGCGACCAGCAGTCCAAACTACCAGTCGGCCAACTCTTTCTCCGCTTTTGGCTCCAACAACCCCTTCAACCTGTCGGGAG TGTTCAGTGGAATGAGTCTCCAAAAGCCATCTGagcctcagcagagctggccaGAGTTCACTACCACCGTCCCCTCCTCCATCTGGGACATACCGAGCCCCACTGATCCCCTGCACTCCTGGACCAGCACCCCCAGCCCTACGCCTGCCTCAACCACA tCACTCCTGGGAAACGGCCGCAACCCGTGGTCTACGACCACACCCTTCGGCAGCTCCATTTGGTCAACGAGTGCAGAGCCAGCCTTAAACCCTTTCCCTCCAACCACCACCTCGACACCTCTGACTGATCTCGTCAGCAGCTCCGCCCCATCGCCACCACCAGCCGTGGTGGCTTCCACCGAGATGAGTCGGACCTACAACCCCTGGAGCATGTGGGGCCCCACCCTGAGCAGGCGCAGCTCTGAGCCGTGGCCCAGCTCCTCCAACAACACCAACTAA